A single Cryomorphaceae bacterium DNA region contains:
- a CDS encoding YhcH/YjgK/YiaL family protein: MIVDTLENIEIYKGLSPDIYAGLKWLKEAAKEPSIQLGVYEINERVKAIVSEYETIEHFERGFESHRHVIDIQYPVIGLERVLWSPIIGMEVNIPYDQAKDRTFFKNPHPQSTHVDIGNGVFAIMFEEDGHGPQHYVRAPMLIKKITVKVSTKSAEPE; encoded by the coding sequence ATGATAGTTGATACACTAGAGAACATCGAGATTTACAAGGGACTATCTCCTGATATTTACGCTGGATTAAAGTGGTTAAAAGAGGCTGCGAAAGAGCCTTCGATCCAGCTTGGCGTTTATGAGATCAACGAGCGAGTAAAAGCCATAGTGTCGGAGTACGAAACGATTGAACATTTTGAAAGAGGTTTTGAATCGCACCGTCATGTCATTGACATTCAATACCCAGTGATCGGGCTCGAACGTGTTTTGTGGTCTCCAATCATCGGGATGGAAGTAAACATTCCTTATGATCAAGCAAAAGATCGGACCTTCTTTAAGAACCCACACCCACAAAGCACGCATGTAGATATCGGTAATGGTGTATTTGCGATTATGTTCGAGGAGGACGGGCATGGGCCTCAGCATTACGTTAGGGCTCCCATGCTCATTAAAAAGATCACGGTTAAGGTAAGCACGAAGTCTGCTGAACCAGAATGA
- a CDS encoding acylneuraminate cytidylyltransferase family protein produces MKNGGMITQKVTALVPMKAHSERVPNKNTRPLAGKPACHWVLETLESCTEIDEVIVNTDSTEIAELVQDFGKVKVLMRPEYLCGDEVSIQPLIEYDLKHATNEVILQTHSTNPCISSKTITRAIQRFLKQDDFDSVMTVTPIKQRFYFVDGKPVNHDPNHLIQTQKLEPLYHENSCFYIFTKEMNALRQNRLGSNPLFFEMDPLEAADIDEWEDFYWAEYLLNRKKEK; encoded by the coding sequence ATGAAAAATGGAGGAATGATTACCCAGAAAGTTACTGCACTTGTTCCCATGAAGGCGCATTCAGAAAGAGTGCCTAATAAGAATACCCGTCCTTTAGCTGGGAAACCAGCATGTCACTGGGTTTTGGAAACATTAGAGTCCTGTACGGAAATTGACGAAGTCATTGTCAATACAGATTCCACTGAAATAGCGGAATTAGTTCAAGATTTTGGGAAGGTAAAAGTATTGATGCGGCCTGAATATCTTTGTGGTGATGAGGTGAGTATCCAGCCTCTTATTGAATATGACCTGAAGCATGCCACAAACGAGGTAATTCTACAAACCCATAGCACCAACCCCTGCATATCAAGTAAGACTATTACTAGGGCTATTCAACGTTTTCTGAAGCAGGATGATTTTGATTCGGTGATGACGGTGACGCCAATTAAGCAGCGATTTTATTTTGTTGATGGTAAACCTGTAAATCACGATCCAAATCATCTCATCCAGACTCAAAAACTAGAGCCACTTTATCATGAAAATTCCTGCTTTTACATTTTTACCAAAGAAATGAATGCTTTGAGGCAAAACCGTCTAGGATCAAATCCATTGTTTTTCGAAATGGATCCTCTTGAAGCTGCTGATATTGATGAATGGGAAGACTTTTATTGGGCGGAGTATTTATTAAATCGCAAAAAAGAAAAGTAA
- a CDS encoding cyclase family protein has translation MLTYLSHVLDENTPSYGDRDRLKIAPKSTIVDGVGANTSTITFTNNHMGTHMDTPFHFCDNGKKTPEYSASELYFDKVALIDIPCEGAKLIQISDLDLRNVSNETDLLLIRTGYEKWRSNDKYHNDNPGLAPEIASYLREEFPNIRAVGFDFISLTSWKHREEGRLSHRAFLCGENPIVVLEDVALEGLTSEPEWAMVAPLRTIDGNGGPVTIIASV, from the coding sequence ATGCTGACTTATTTGTCCCACGTTTTGGATGAAAACACTCCGTCATACGGAGACCGAGATCGGCTGAAAATTGCACCAAAGAGTACCATAGTGGATGGCGTTGGGGCAAATACCAGTACTATAACGTTCACCAACAATCATATGGGGACGCATATGGATACTCCATTTCATTTCTGCGATAATGGAAAAAAAACACCAGAGTATTCAGCTAGCGAATTGTACTTTGATAAAGTTGCGCTTATTGACATTCCTTGTGAAGGGGCAAAATTGATTCAGATCAGCGACCTTGACTTGAGAAATGTATCGAATGAGACAGATCTTTTGCTCATTCGTACTGGATACGAAAAATGGCGTTCAAATGATAAATATCACAACGATAATCCGGGACTGGCGCCCGAGATCGCTTCTTATCTGAGGGAAGAATTCCCCAATATACGTGCCGTTGGTTTTGACTTTATATCGCTTACGAGTTGGAAGCACAGGGAAGAAGGAAGATTGAGTCATCGAGCTTTTTTATGTGGAGAAAATCCAATTGTAGTTCTTGAAGATGTAGCATTAGAAGGCTTGACTTCAGAGCCAGAATGGGCCATGGTTGCCCCACTAAGAACAATAGATGGTAATGGCGGACCAGTTACAATTATAGCATCTGTTTAG
- a CDS encoding 2,4-dihydroxyhept-2-ene-1,7-dioic acid aldolase, which produces MQNTSLKSKIRNGELTLGSWITIGHPSIIEVLAESGFDWLAVDVEHNLIDPSSLQILISTIQSRGMAALVRVQQNEEVYIKHAMDAGADGVIVPMIKTKHDALSAVNHVHYPPLGKRGVGLSRAQRYGQGFEDYKKWLVEYSVVIAQIEHYEAIDNLEEIFEVPQLDAAMIGPYDLSGSLGMPGSFEDFGFKAKLQRFKEVCSKMGIRTGYHVVPPKGDLMLEAIDAGHTFLAVSTDFMLLGDKSRALIEEINSLSK; this is translated from the coding sequence ATGCAAAACACGAGCTTGAAATCTAAAATTCGAAATGGTGAGCTGACTCTAGGGTCATGGATTACTATAGGTCACCCGAGCATTATTGAAGTTTTAGCAGAGTCCGGTTTTGATTGGCTTGCAGTGGATGTCGAGCATAATTTGATTGATCCGAGTAGCCTTCAAATTCTGATTTCAACTATACAGTCAAGGGGAATGGCTGCGCTAGTTCGTGTTCAGCAAAACGAAGAAGTATATATTAAGCACGCAATGGACGCCGGTGCTGATGGGGTAATAGTCCCTATGATTAAAACAAAACACGACGCCTTATCAGCCGTGAATCATGTACACTACCCCCCATTAGGGAAACGAGGTGTGGGCTTGTCAAGAGCACAGAGATATGGACAGGGATTTGAGGATTACAAAAAATGGTTGGTAGAATATTCAGTCGTTATAGCCCAAATAGAACATTACGAGGCTATTGATAATTTAGAAGAAATCTTTGAGGTTCCTCAGCTTGACGCGGCTATGATTGGTCCATATGATCTGTCTGGGTCTTTAGGAATGCCGGGTTCATTTGAGGATTTTGGTTTTAAAGCTAAGCTTCAGAGGTTTAAGGAAGTTTGCTCGAAGATGGGAATTAGGACAGGATATCACGTAGTTCCTCCAAAAGGGGATTTAATGCTGGAGGCCATTGATGCAGGTCATACTTTTCTAGCCGTTAGTACGGATTTTATGCTGCTAGGCGATAAGTCTCGTGCTTTAATAGAGGAGATAAATTCTCTGAGTAAGTAA
- a CDS encoding NAD-dependent epimerase/dehydratase family protein: MKISVIGGSGFIGTYLIKRLRGLGQDVVNIDKSMSTTFPEITTLANVQDTELIETALVGTDIVINLAAEHKDNVMPISLYYDVNVGGAENICKAARNLGIQKIIFTSSVAIYGLNKDNPDELFPEDPFNDYGKSKWEAEKVFENWAHESNNRELVIVRPTVVFGPNNRGNVYNLLRQIATGRFLRIGKGINQKSMAYVENLVEFIAYNCESLHHGVNIYNYVDKPDLSMNELVIAVEAAMNIKVPKIRIPYVIGVVLGYSVDLLSRITRKEFPISAVRIRKFCATTVFNAEKAHGSGFVAPFSLEEGLRKTMKSEDWN, from the coding sequence GTGAAAATCAGCGTAATCGGGGGGAGTGGGTTTATCGGAACCTATTTAATCAAAAGACTAAGAGGGCTAGGGCAAGATGTAGTCAATATTGACAAGTCAATGTCTACAACTTTTCCGGAAATAACCACGCTTGCTAACGTCCAGGATACTGAACTGATTGAAACAGCATTAGTAGGCACTGATATCGTCATAAACTTAGCGGCTGAACATAAAGACAATGTGATGCCGATAAGTTTGTACTATGACGTAAATGTGGGTGGGGCAGAGAATATTTGTAAAGCTGCTAGGAATCTTGGAATTCAAAAGATAATATTCACTAGCTCAGTAGCCATTTATGGATTGAACAAGGATAATCCAGATGAGTTGTTCCCAGAAGATCCGTTTAATGATTACGGGAAAAGCAAATGGGAAGCCGAAAAGGTATTTGAGAATTGGGCTCATGAAAGCAACAATCGAGAATTAGTCATTGTAAGGCCGACTGTTGTTTTTGGACCTAACAACCGCGGAAATGTGTACAATCTTCTTCGCCAAATTGCAACAGGTCGATTCCTGAGAATTGGAAAAGGGATCAATCAAAAGTCAATGGCCTATGTTGAGAACTTGGTAGAATTTATTGCTTATAACTGTGAGTCTTTGCATCACGGCGTAAACATTTACAACTACGTAGATAAGCCTGATCTTAGCATGAATGAACTCGTTATAGCCGTCGAGGCAGCGATGAATATCAAAGTGCCTAAAATTAGAATCCCGTATGTGATTGGAGTTGTCCTCGGTTATAGTGTTGACCTATTGAGTAGGATAACAAGAAAAGAGTTCCCCATAAGTGCTGTACGAATCCGAAAATTTTGCGCCACTACTGTTTTTAATGCGGAGAAAGCTCATGGTTCAGGATTTGTAGCGCCTTTCTCCTTAGAAGAAGGGTTGAGAAAGACAATGAAATCTGAGGATTGGAATTGA
- a CDS encoding undecaprenyl/decaprenyl-phosphate alpha-N-acetylglucosaminyl 1-phosphate transferase, whose amino-acid sequence MWWTSLLSSHAVAIISGLLALSLTAMSIPVIIRVARIKHLMDVPGERSSHSNKVPTLGGVGIFFGLSIALCIFASFQGSNELFVMLGALIILFFTGIKDDILVLAPITKFTTQIICAVVLTVLCDVRIEKFQGLLGIHELPYLVSVAFTVFVSVLIINAFNLIDGIDGLAGGIALIGTVFFGTYFYLDGDTDYVLLSSALIGSLLSFLWFNFSRRQKIFMGDTGSMIVGYLLAFLAVKFIQLNQSSESQIIVRNAPVIAISVLFFPLMDTLRVFIVRILNKKSPFEADKNHIHHRLLSLGLSHTQSSIMVYMFSLIVIGFSLYFNHNGIHTHLIMLLSFGILLSLIPFMIERKDGSIKISQLLQTDVKKEKEDDQVSH is encoded by the coding sequence ATGTGGTGGACGAGCCTTTTATCTTCTCACGCTGTTGCTATCATTAGCGGTCTACTAGCCCTTAGCTTGACGGCAATGTCGATTCCAGTAATTATTCGGGTTGCAAGGATAAAACACCTTATGGATGTGCCCGGTGAAAGAAGTTCCCATTCTAATAAAGTACCGACCTTAGGCGGTGTCGGAATTTTCTTCGGACTCTCAATCGCTCTTTGCATTTTCGCAAGTTTTCAGGGGTCTAATGAATTATTTGTAATGCTAGGGGCGCTTATTATACTCTTCTTTACAGGCATAAAAGATGATATATTAGTCCTTGCGCCGATTACTAAGTTTACCACGCAGATTATTTGCGCGGTAGTATTGACAGTACTGTGTGATGTTAGGATTGAAAAATTTCAGGGCCTCTTAGGCATTCATGAGCTACCATATTTGGTGAGTGTAGCTTTCACTGTTTTTGTGTCTGTTCTCATCATCAACGCTTTTAACTTGATTGATGGAATAGATGGACTGGCCGGGGGTATAGCCTTAATAGGTACTGTTTTTTTTGGCACGTATTTTTATCTGGATGGAGATACGGACTATGTTCTTCTTTCAAGTGCGCTTATCGGCAGCCTCCTGAGCTTCCTTTGGTTCAACTTTTCGAGGCGACAAAAGATTTTTATGGGAGATACTGGATCGATGATAGTCGGATACCTCTTGGCGTTTCTTGCCGTTAAGTTTATTCAGTTGAATCAATCATCAGAAAGTCAAATCATTGTTAGGAATGCTCCTGTGATTGCAATCTCTGTTCTGTTTTTTCCTTTAATGGATACTTTACGTGTTTTCATAGTGCGAATACTCAATAAGAAAAGCCCATTTGAAGCGGATAAGAACCATATTCATCACAGACTATTGTCACTTGGTTTATCTCATACCCAGTCATCCATTATGGTGTATATGTTTAGCTTAATTGTCATTGGCTTTTCGCTTTATTTCAATCATAACGGGATACATACTCATTTGATAATGCTGTTATCCTTTGGCATTCTCCTATCCTTGATTCCGTTTATGATTGAACGGAAAGATGGTTCGATTAAAATTTCCCAGCTGTTGCAAACGGATGTAAAGAAAGAAAAGGAAGATGACCAAGTAAGTCATTAA
- the cyoE gene encoding protoheme IX farnesyltransferase, with product MKEAQEITATQTSSFKDYVALAKPRLATSVVFSAGAGYLIGMPAFDGFMFTLLLLGGFLVVGSSNAFNQVIERNQDALMDRTKDRPVPAGRLSVLQALIAATVMGLVGLGLLYWINPLSAMFGALSLFIYTAVYTPLKGVTPLAVFIGAIPGAIPFMLGWVAANNDFDIEPGMLFAMQFFWQFPHFWAIAWILDDDYKKAGYVLLPSGKRDNSSAIQAVFYTVWTVIASLIPATGLTGSLILSTPGAVAVALAGGLFLWQSWNLFRGQSVVEAKKLMFASIIYMPVVQIIYVLDAIW from the coding sequence ATGAAGGAGGCCCAAGAAATCACTGCTACACAGACATCGAGCTTCAAGGATTACGTCGCTTTGGCGAAGCCGCGCTTGGCCACAAGCGTTGTGTTTAGTGCCGGAGCAGGTTACCTGATCGGGATGCCGGCCTTCGATGGCTTCATGTTCACCCTACTTCTTTTGGGTGGCTTCTTGGTTGTGGGTTCTTCGAACGCTTTTAACCAGGTGATTGAGCGCAATCAGGATGCATTGATGGATCGGACCAAAGACCGCCCTGTCCCTGCGGGACGATTATCGGTTCTCCAGGCCTTGATCGCCGCGACCGTTATGGGACTTGTAGGTCTCGGTTTGCTGTACTGGATCAATCCGCTGTCGGCCATGTTCGGGGCATTGAGCCTCTTCATTTATACGGCCGTATACACCCCACTTAAGGGCGTGACGCCACTCGCAGTGTTCATCGGGGCCATTCCAGGAGCCATTCCATTCATGTTGGGCTGGGTGGCCGCCAACAACGACTTTGATATTGAGCCGGGCATGCTCTTCGCGATGCAGTTTTTCTGGCAATTCCCTCACTTCTGGGCCATTGCCTGGATTCTGGACGATGACTACAAGAAAGCGGGCTACGTGCTCCTTCCTAGCGGTAAGCGGGACAACAGCAGCGCCATTCAGGCCGTGTTCTACACCGTTTGGACCGTCATTGCTAGTCTGATTCCGGCGACCGGACTGACCGGGAGCCTCATTTTAAGCACACCAGGTGCTGTAGCGGTGGCTTTGGCAGGCGGACTTTTCCTCTGGCAAAGCTGGAACCTTTTTAGAGGCCAATCGGTTGTGGAGGCAAAGAAATTGATGTTCGCGAGCATCATCTATATGCCCGTGGTTCAGATCATTTATGTGCTTGACGCGATATGGTAG
- a CDS encoding heme-copper oxidase subunit III: MVDSVLKEQRKKAAKPMLWIGMVSMAMVFAGLTSGYIVRRAEGNWILFDLPQDMYISTVAIVLSSVTMIFATRAAKAQDRNKMLSGLLGTFILGSIFVYMQFEAFETLINGGIYFTGESSNAAGSFLYVIVIAHLVHVAFGFISLLYMMVNGLRGKYDNGNILGLEIGGQFWHFLDGVWIYLFVFLLLVR; the protein is encoded by the coding sequence ATGGTAGATTCAGTACTTAAGGAGCAGAGAAAGAAGGCGGCGAAGCCGATGTTGTGGATCGGCATGGTCAGTATGGCCATGGTATTTGCGGGGTTGACCTCGGGATACATCGTTCGTCGGGCCGAAGGCAATTGGATCCTCTTTGACCTTCCGCAGGATATGTACATCAGTACGGTGGCCATTGTCCTGAGTAGTGTGACCATGATTTTTGCGACGCGCGCTGCCAAGGCTCAGGACCGGAACAAAATGCTGAGCGGTTTGCTCGGAACCTTTATCCTGGGCAGCATCTTCGTATACATGCAGTTCGAGGCGTTTGAGACCCTAATCAACGGTGGGATTTACTTCACCGGGGAGTCGTCCAATGCGGCGGGGAGCTTCTTGTACGTCATTGTTATTGCGCACTTGGTGCACGTGGCTTTTGGCTTCATCAGCCTTCTGTACATGATGGTCAATGGCCTTAGAGGAAAATACGACAACGGAAATATACTTGGATTGGAGATCGGCGGGCAGTTCTGGCACTTCTTGGACGGGGTGTGGATCTACCTTTTTGTCTTCCTTCTACTGGTGCGATAA
- a CDS encoding cytochrome c oxidase subunit 3 gives MATVAAEENVWGGGNRPFGASYGKLMMWFFLVSDALTFSGFLTAYGLMRFKFIETWPIAENVFTHFPFVEGDQPLLYVALMTFILIMSSVTMVLAVHEGEHMNQKKVAMWMFATIIGGFIFLGSQAWEWYHFIIGDKGAIELTTGEIMHVVDAEGEHISLGTVVHGPDHHGAHGHHEHFEIAQVQEGFAAGEYSLKEPGKEGITMSKEEALEHFPEAMVVQGANMTRNEYGQPLFANFFFFITGFHGFHVFSGVVLNIVIFINILAGTYQARGHYEMVEKVGLYWHFVDLVWVFVFTFFYLV, from the coding sequence ATGGCAACGGTTGCAGCAGAAGAAAACGTGTGGGGCGGAGGTAATCGCCCGTTTGGTGCGAGCTACGGAAAACTTATGATGTGGTTTTTCTTGGTGTCGGATGCGCTGACTTTCTCCGGATTTTTGACCGCTTACGGTCTGATGCGCTTCAAGTTCATCGAAACTTGGCCCATCGCAGAAAACGTTTTTACCCACTTCCCATTTGTTGAAGGAGACCAGCCACTTCTTTATGTGGCCTTGATGACCTTCATTCTGATTATGTCTTCTGTGACCATGGTATTGGCCGTGCACGAAGGGGAGCACATGAACCAGAAGAAAGTGGCCATGTGGATGTTTGCTACCATCATCGGTGGATTCATCTTCTTGGGCTCACAGGCTTGGGAGTGGTATCACTTCATCATCGGAGATAAGGGGGCCATCGAATTGACTACAGGTGAAATCATGCATGTGGTGGATGCCGAAGGGGAACACATTAGTTTAGGTACGGTCGTTCACGGTCCCGATCATCACGGTGCCCACGGACATCACGAGCACTTTGAAATTGCTCAAGTGCAAGAAGGATTTGCAGCTGGAGAGTACAGCCTGAAAGAACCCGGAAAAGAAGGGATCACCATGAGTAAGGAAGAGGCCTTGGAGCACTTCCCAGAAGCGATGGTGGTACAGGGAGCCAACATGACCCGAAACGAGTACGGTCAGCCGCTCTTCGCGAACTTCTTCTTCTTTATCACCGGATTCCACGGATTTCACGTGTTCTCTGGTGTGGTACTGAACATTGTTATTTTCATCAACATTTTGGCAGGTACCTATCAGGCGCGCGGCCACTATGAGATGGTTGAAAAAGTTGGATTGTACTGGCACTTTGTAGACTTGGTGTGGGTATTCGTCTTCACCTTCTTCTACCTGGTCTAA
- a CDS encoding cytochrome C oxidase subunit IV family protein, whose amino-acid sequence MSGISVKRIWFVFWLLLVVTTVEVALGIIKPDVMMVNVMGTSLLNLTFIILTLVKAYYIVMYFMHFKYERSGMRWAIALPALILIPYLVFILLVEGGYIYQVIS is encoded by the coding sequence ATGTCTGGAATTTCTGTTAAGCGTATTTGGTTCGTTTTTTGGTTGCTTTTGGTCGTCACGACTGTTGAGGTAGCCTTGGGTATCATCAAGCCGGATGTGATGATGGTGAACGTCATGGGCACCAGCCTATTGAACTTGACCTTTATCATCTTGACCCTCGTGAAGGCGTACTACATTGTGATGTACTTCATGCACTTCAAATACGAGCGTTCTGGAATGAGATGGGCCATTGCATTGCCCGCTTTGATCCTTATTCCTTATTTGGTGTTTATTCTTTTAGTTGAAGGTGGATACATCTACCAAGTGATCAGCTAA
- a CDS encoding SCO family protein — MKSKALRQAVILLAILVFPSAFYIALTTGRHNFVHLSYIGPRLGVDTIEVDGRPVVDTIYHSIPDFSLIDQDGEEFESSAYGGMVYVADFFFTSCPTICPAMQQSMLRLQSRFEEYDDFALLSFSVDPEHDTSEVLKAYGDDIGVNWDKWTFLTGPRDSIYDVATRGYFVNAMVDDLAPGGFLHSEYLVLIDKDGHIRSGIDKRGNPRAVYDGTSDAEVNELIDDIKVLLAEYRLATKRAEKKRMEHGNN, encoded by the coding sequence ATGAAATCCAAAGCGCTCAGGCAGGCCGTCATACTACTGGCGATCCTCGTATTTCCCTCAGCCTTTTACATTGCCCTGACAACGGGACGGCACAACTTTGTGCACTTGAGCTACATCGGCCCGCGTTTGGGTGTAGACACCATTGAAGTCGACGGCCGACCGGTCGTGGACACCATCTACCACAGCATTCCCGACTTCTCCTTGATTGATCAGGACGGGGAGGAATTTGAGTCTTCCGCCTACGGCGGGATGGTATACGTCGCGGACTTTTTCTTCACCTCGTGCCCGACCATCTGCCCGGCCATGCAGCAAAGCATGCTTCGCCTACAGAGCCGCTTTGAGGAGTACGACGACTTCGCCCTGCTCAGCTTCAGCGTAGACCCCGAACACGACACTTCAGAAGTGCTGAAGGCCTACGGTGATGATATCGGGGTCAACTGGGATAAATGGACCTTTTTGACCGGCCCGCGCGACAGCATCTACGATGTGGCCACTCGAGGATATTTTGTCAACGCCATGGTCGACGACTTGGCCCCTGGAGGGTTTTTGCATTCGGAATACTTGGTCTTGATCGATAAGGACGGACACATTCGTTCGGGCATCGACAAGCGCGGAAATCCAAGAGCGGTGTACGATGGCACCTCAGATGCAGAGGTGAATGAACTTATTGACGACATTAAGGTGTTATTAGCAGAGTACCGTCTTGCCACCAAACGGGCCGAAAAGAAACGAATGGAACATGGCAACAACTAA
- a CDS encoding DUF420 domain-containing protein, translating to MATTNLNDKVWVPIIIALSIIIPVAVAVLIYFPMDLVNIDANFPLFHATINGTVSVLLALGLWLIKSGKREAHQKVMWTAFVLSSFFLVSYVLSKVNTPPTPYGGEGIMRSVYYFILISHIFLAIFIVPLALFSIYRGTKGEFDKHRRIAKITWPIWFYVSVTGVLVYLFMAPYYSF from the coding sequence ATGGCAACAACTAATCTGAACGACAAGGTCTGGGTGCCGATCATCATCGCGCTCTCCATCATTATTCCTGTAGCCGTCGCGGTCTTGATCTACTTCCCCATGGATCTGGTCAACATCGACGCCAACTTCCCGCTTTTTCACGCCACCATCAACGGTACCGTTTCAGTGCTCCTTGCCTTGGGTTTGTGGTTGATAAAATCGGGTAAGCGCGAGGCCCATCAGAAAGTCATGTGGACGGCCTTCGTCCTGAGTTCCTTCTTCTTGGTCAGCTATGTCCTTTCTAAGGTCAATACGCCTCCAACTCCTTATGGGGGAGAGGGGATAATGCGCAGTGTGTACTACTTCATCCTGATCTCTCATATTTTCTTGGCCATCTTCATCGTGCCGTTGGCACTCTTCAGCATCTACCGAGGCACCAAGGGCGAGTTCGACAAGCATCGCCGCATCGCCAAGATCACCTGGCCCATCTGGTTCTATGTATCCGTAACCGGTGTGCTCGTCTACCTTTTCATGGCGCCGTATTACAGCTTCTGA